The genome window GTTGCCCTCGCTGGCCAATGAGGGCGATTGAGACTAAGGGAAGGCCCGGATCGGCCCGCCGCTGGAGCAACACCGCGGCGTCCTGCGTGGTCACCTGGATGGCGCCAGCCATCAGAAGCTGGAGATGCTCCCCGCGCCCGGTGGAGTGCTGAATCTCCACATCCAGCCCTTCGGAGAGAAAATATCCTTTCTCTTTGGCGATGTAGACGCCCACAAAGGGAAGATTGGCCTGGGGCTTGTAGCCGGCCATGAAGACCATATGGCGGAGCGCCACGGTGGGCGTGGCCACCGGTGTCGGCGTGGTGCAGCCCGCGATCCCCATCACCAGACCTGCGACGAGCACGAAGCAGATTATCCGGACCATTCGGAGCATCGCCATGCCTCCTCCTTGTTGAGAATTGAGATCATCAAGCTGACGTTGCGGGGCTCTGATCGGACACCCTCCTGGCGAAAGCGTGTGCCCTGGCTTATGCGCGCCACCAGGCCACACGCCGTTCCCCCCAGGCGGCGAGGCCATACCCGGTCAAACTCATGGCCGCAAGAAGGAACGCCCCTGCGAACAGACGGGGCATATCCAGGTTGGTCTGCGCCAGCCACATCGCCCGCCCCAACCCGCCCGAGGCCCCTGCCCACTCCGCCACCACGGCTCCGATGAAGGCCAGAGGGACGGCGGTCTTCAACGCCGTGAAGGTATATGGCCATGCCGAGGGCCATCGCAGATGTCGGAGGATCTCCCAGTCCGAGGCATTCCATGCCCGCATGAGCTCCAGAGCGGCTGGATCGACCGCCTGCAGTCCTGTCATCCAGGACACCAGCGCCGGGTAGAAGGTGAGCAGCGCGGTCATCAGAACCTTGGGGATCGGGCCGAAGCCGAACCAGAGGGTGAGAATGGGCGCGATGGCCACCAGGGGGATCGCCTTGAGCAGGAGCACGAGGGGCATCACCGCCCGCTCCAGAGGGGGATAGAAGGTGGCCGCCACCGCCAGCCCCAGCGCGATCCCCATCCCCAGAGCCAGCCCGGCCATCGCTTCCCACAAGGTCGCCATGGCGGCTTGAAGATAAATCGCCCGCTCGCTCCAGAGCACCGCGAAGATCCGGGAAGGCGGCGGGACCAGATAGATCGGCACCCGGAGGATCCGAACGGTGAGCTCCCACGCGAGCAACGCTGCCGGCGGCGTGAAGGGCAGCGCGATCCGAAGCCAGCGCCGCGCCGGCTGGGCCGTTCGAAGGATAAGGTGGGCGGAGGCTTGCAGAAAGGCACGGGAGCTCATCGGACGCCTCCGGCGAGGGCCTGACGGATCCGCTGCGCCCATTCGCCGATCCGCCGCTCATCCTGCCGCGGCCGGGGATCCGGGATGGAAAAGCGGGCCCGGATCCGGGCGGGGCGCCCGGCAAGGACAACCACCTCATCCGCCAGCCGGGCGGCCTCATACAGGTCGTGGGTGACCCACAGGACCGTCGCCCGGAACCGCTGCCAGAGCCGCTCGACTTCCTCTAAGAGCTGCTCGCGGGTCAGGGCGTCCAGGGCCGCGAACGGCTCGTCCATCAACCACACCCGCGGGCCCGGGGCCAGGGTCCGGGCCAGGGCCACGCGCTGCTGCATCCCGCCGGAGAGCATATGGGGATAGGCCCGCTCGAACCCGTTCAGGCCAACCAGTTCGATCAGCTCCTGGATGGTGAGGGCCGGTCGGAGCGATCGGCCGTTGACCTCCAGGGCGAGCCGGATGTTGCCTTCCACCGTGCGCCATGGAAGGAGCGCCGGCCCCTGTCCCATCCAGCCGATCCATCGGGCCGCGCGCGCCTCCTCCGGGGAGAAGGCGCCCAGACGCACCTGACCGGCGGTGGGGCGCAGGAGGCCGGCGACGATCCGGAGCAGGGTGGACTTTCCGCACCCGCTGGGCCCCACGATGACGGTGAAGGAGCCAGGGGGGATCTCCAGGTTCAGATCCTCAAAGACCACCCACTGCCCCTGGGGGGTGGGGAATCCCTGATGCACATGCCGAATTCGAATCTCCAGCATCCGGAGCGCTCCATGGCGGATCTTCTGGATTCCCTGAAAGGACCTGCGCGCGATAGTGCCTGCCGTCGCCCTTACGAAGCCATCAACCCGCGCCGTCCCTCCATGCGCTCTGGAAGGATCTGGAAGGTGTCCAGGCCATGACGAAGGGGTGGCCAGTCCACGCCATACCGATGGGTGAGGCGGGTGATCAATCCCTCGGACCCTTCCGGGAAGGGGGCGGGGAGGGCTTCTCCTTCCACCCGAACGCGCCGCAGGGGGGGCCACGGCTCATCGATCAGCAGGGTGATCCGTGGGCGGGCCCGCACATATGCGGGCCAGCGGGAGCCCGGGAAGGCGGCAATCCAGATGGCGGGCCGCTCCCATACATACCAGACCGGAACGGCATAAGGGCGCCCGTCGGTCCGCAGACCGATCAATCGCGCCACCCATGGCCCTTCCAGGAAAGCGGCGATCTCCGGCGGGCGAAGCGGACGCAACGGGAGCTCCGGCGGCTCGACGGCGTAGGGCTGGTAGACCGGCGCGCCCAGGCGGAAGGAGAGACGGGCGGCCGCAGCCCGTAGCTTTTCCAGGAGGGCATGGCTTGCCCGGGCGGCGGGCAGGCGCACGGCCAGGGCCGCGGCGGGCCGATACCCATCCGGACAGATCGGCGCGGCGATCTCCAACAGCGATCCCACCGCGCGGCGGGCGATCCCCTTCCGGCGGATCCGTTCCCAGCGCCGGCCGGTCTCGCGATCCGCCAGGAACACCCAGCCGGCCGCGCTTTCGGAGAGCGGAAACTGTTCCCCCACCTCCCAGCGGCCGATCAACGGGTAGCGCCCCAGGATGGCTTCCATCACCACGCCTTCATCCCCGACGGGGCGCACCAGGGCAATGCTCTCGGGAAATCCCTGGGCCTCCGCCCGGAACAGCTCCCGCAACATCCGCTCCGGGTGCGCTCGGGCGGCGAGAGTCCACCAGCGCGGGCCCAGGCGGTAGCGCCCCCGGGGGCCGCTCTGCTCCAGATACCCGCGGGCCTTCAACGTGTTGAGCAGCGCGAAGGTCCCGGTGCGGGAGAGGCCCAGGTGTTCCATCAAATCCGAGGGGGAAGCCCCCTCCGGCCGCTCCGCGATCCATTCCAGGATCTGGAGCGCGCGCTCCAGGGCGGGCACGCGATGAATATACGCCACGGCAGGCCTCTCCTGTCGAACTATGGTTTATTATACGCAATATAAGTTTGCTATACAAGACTTAAGGAAGGAGCAAGAGGAGAGCGTTGCGGCCGTCTGGGGATCGGGTCTCTGGCCTCGGGATGGTCGTGAGGCTTCTCGCTCGGGAACGGGCCTGTTCTACCGGCAGCGCTGGAAATTCCTCAGGTGCTCTTCCTGGGTGTGGGCGAACCAGTGGCTGCCGTCCTTCTTCACACAGTCGGCCATGAAGTAAAAATAATCCGTCTCCGCCGGGTTCAGCACCGCTTCGATGGAGGCCAGGCCGGGGCTGGCGATGGGCCCCGGCGGCAGCCCGGGATAGCGATAGGTGTTATAAGGGGAATCCACTTGTAGATCCTCCAGGGTGAGCGGGCTCTTCCACCAGGTTTTCTGGTCCGGCTGGTAGCCCAGCGCATATTGCACCGTCGGGTCCGCATCCAGTTTCATCCCGGCCGATAGACGGTTCAGGTAAACGCTGGCGATCAGCGGGCGTTCCTCCGGGAGCACGGCCTCCCGTTCCACGATCGAAGCCAGGGTAATCACCTGATGCAGGGAAAGCCCCCGCGCCCGGGCGGCGGCGATCTTCTCCGGCGTGACTTTCCGGCCGAAGTTCTCCAGCATGCGCCGGATCATCGCCTCCGCCGTCGCATCCCGGGCCAGCCGGTAGGTGTCCGGGAAGAGATAGCCCTCCAGCGTCGCGCCGGGCGGCAGGTCCGCCAGGAAGGGGAACTCCGCACGCCAGCGGAGACCATCCCGGGCAGCCTCCAGGATGGACTGGGCGGATAGATGCGTCTGGGCGGCGATGGCTTCCGCCACCTCCTCCAGGCGCAGGCCCTCCCGGATGCGCACTGTCCATTCCGCCTTGCGGCCCGAGCGAAGGGCTTCGGCGATCTGGGGGATGGTCATGGTTTTGTTCAACGTGTATTCCCCCGCCTCGATCTCCC of Thermoflexus sp. contains these proteins:
- a CDS encoding ABC transporter permease produces the protein MSSRAFLQASAHLILRTAQPARRWLRIALPFTPPAALLAWELTVRILRVPIYLVPPPSRIFAVLWSERAIYLQAAMATLWEAMAGLALGMGIALGLAVAATFYPPLERAVMPLVLLLKAIPLVAIAPILTLWFGFGPIPKVLMTALLTFYPALVSWMTGLQAVDPAALELMRAWNASDWEILRHLRWPSAWPYTFTALKTAVPLAFIGAVVAEWAGASGGLGRAMWLAQTNLDMPRLFAGAFLLAAMSLTGYGLAAWGERRVAWWRA
- a CDS encoding ABC transporter ATP-binding protein, encoding MLEIRIRHVHQGFPTPQGQWVVFEDLNLEIPPGSFTVIVGPSGCGKSTLLRIVAGLLRPTAGQVRLGAFSPEEARAARWIGWMGQGPALLPWRTVEGNIRLALEVNGRSLRPALTIQELIELVGLNGFERAYPHMLSGGMQQRVALARTLAPGPRVWLMDEPFAALDALTREQLLEEVERLWQRFRATVLWVTHDLYEAARLADEVVVLAGRPARIRARFSIPDPRPRQDERRIGEWAQRIRQALAGGVR
- a CDS encoding helix-turn-helix domain-containing protein; protein product: MAYIHRVPALERALQILEWIAERPEGASPSDLMEHLGLSRTGTFALLNTLKARGYLEQSGPRGRYRLGPRWWTLAARAHPERMLRELFRAEAQGFPESIALVRPVGDEGVVMEAILGRYPLIGRWEVGEQFPLSESAAGWVFLADRETGRRWERIRRKGIARRAVGSLLEIAAPICPDGYRPAAALAVRLPAARASHALLEKLRAAAARLSFRLGAPVYQPYAVEPPELPLRPLRPPEIAAFLEGPWVARLIGLRTDGRPYAVPVWYVWERPAIWIAAFPGSRWPAYVRARPRITLLIDEPWPPLRRVRVEGEALPAPFPEGSEGLITRLTHRYGVDWPPLRHGLDTFQILPERMEGRRGLMAS
- the mltG gene encoding endolytic transglycosylase MltG → MSRKHPRRSAWRWLVAIGAVVFFCGATGAALLPRLNRNASPSGPALRGSPVDWGLGLYLLFRQGDLQQPAGVDPTPVTFGIRPGQSVMEVAEALQKAGLIRDALLFRAYVRYQGLDREIEAGEYTLNKTMTIPQIAEALRSGRKAEWTVRIREGLRLEEVAEAIAAQTHLSAQSILEAARDGLRWRAEFPFLADLPPGATLEGYLFPDTYRLARDATAEAMIRRMLENFGRKVTPEKIAAARARGLSLHQVITLASIVEREAVLPEERPLIASVYLNRLSAGMKLDADPTVQYALGYQPDQKTWWKSPLTLEDLQVDSPYNTYRYPGLPPGPIASPGLASIEAVLNPAETDYFYFMADCVKKDGSHWFAHTQEEHLRNFQRCR